The DNA window TGCAAAATGCCAACACCAGGCTGCCAATACTGGCATAAACGAGAAGTCGAGTGATCTCGTGACATTGTTGGACCTCCTGTCTCCCAGGCTGCTCTCCTTCATTCGAGGAAGGAGTCAGATGGAGAGGCTGGAGCAGGGCCCCGACAAAGTCCATCCCTCACGGAGTACATAAAAGCTGAGTGGCCAGGAAGGGCAGGACTGGGTCATTGAGTTCAGTGGGGACTTCCTAGCAACAGCACCCATCTTCACATCCAAAGTCAGGCCTCTGAGGAAATGCCAGCTCACCTAACCTCTTTGCTCCCTTTAAATGAACAATTAGTTACATATATAATCGCAGTCCACAGCCCCCTAGTGCTGCATATCATCATCACCCTCTACCCCACCTGCTCTTCCGCTGGCACCTTAATTGATTAACTGTGTTTGCCCTGGTAATAGGCTGCTTATTAGAGCGCCTGATGCCGCCTGTGGGACTGCCAGgtcagacagggagacagaggggtAGGGGGGGCTTGTGTGACAATAACAGTAATTAGAATGCAAAGTTTGTTAAAGCTCAAACATCCTGCTGACATTATACATTTCTCACCAGGTGGCAGGTGAGAACATTAACATCGAGCCTCCTGGCGCAGGAGAGCAAGCCGCTCGgagcagacagagaggcagattgTTGCTTTGGTCATGAGCCAACGTCAGCATATTGGAGGCAAATCAGTGACCTTTTATCACAGACTAGATTGGGTGTTTCTTCCTTTCAGTTGTGTGATTAGAgttaacataatatttatttatttttttgaatataTACTGAGGGACAGGCCTAAAACGTATGCTCTTACCTCTTCCCATTGGTGAATGTAGCGTATTAATCTGGAGAGCCTCAGCAGTCTCAGGAGACTCAGGATCTTGGTAAAACGGACGATCCTCAGGGCCCGAGCAGTCTTGTACACCTCCGAGTCGATCCCTTTTTCCACTATGAGGAATATGTAATCCACAGGGATGGAGGAGATAAAGTCCACAATGAACCAAGTTTTTAAGTACTTCTTCTTAATGGTTTGTGGGTCCAAAATTATGTCAGAGTTGTCCTCAATGATGATTCCAGTGCGAAAGTTGAGCACCAGGTCCATGAGGAAGAAGGTGTCGGAGACCACGTTGAAGATGATCCAGGGCGTTGTGGTCTCCTCCTTGAAGAAGGTGATGCCCACAGGGATGATGATCAGGTTGCCCACCATAAACAGCAGCATTGTGAAATCCCAGTAGAACCTAacaggcatgtgtgtgtgattgtggtGTGTACATGACAtgggttagtgtgtgtgtgtgtgtgtgtgtgtgtgtgtgtgtgtgtgtgtgtgtgtgtgtgtgtgtgtgtgtgtgtgcgtgtgtgtacaggagagggaaaaaagggggggagggaaaaagacaaaaatagagTCAGATAAGAAAAGGGAGTTGCTGTGGAAAGCCGATAGGCACAAGAGACTTCCTAACTCAACATGGGAACATGTAAACCAAGCAGGGGCTACACTCTGCGTGCCTGAACATGCAGAAAGTAATGAAATGCTGATCTCACTTTTCCAGACATTCACATACTATGATATTTATGGTCATTTCACCATGCATTCTATACTATGGTAGGTTTTCTAATCTATGACTGCCTGAAGTGAACATGCTCTTCATGCTGCACATTCAAGGTTTAAATGATAGAATCAACTTTCAGCCTCCTTTCCTAACCCTTCTTTTACTTACACTCCTTAAGGTTTTATCTTTCACCTTTTACTCTCCTGTGCTTGTGTTTAATCAGTtcctttacttatttatttctgtatggGATTCTATTGTTGAGTTTCCTCCTCTGCTTTTTTATGTTGccatgttttgttattttctttgatTTAATGCTATTTTATTGGGCAGCACTTTGATCCACACtagggtttttttaatgtgctttataaattactttgatttgattgatttgatttaccCTACTAGTGCAGGTGTAAAATATAAGTACAGGGAACTATAACtgcaaaatgtcttttgttaattttgtctcACCTGACAAACCTTAGATGTAGAAAAGAACTGAAGTGACCGTTCTTTCCTTTACCAAAGACTGAGCTTGCACTTTGATCACAAAATGTGTTcagcaatgacaataaaattgaaacatttaacattttctatGATGTATGGGCCTATGTTATATAGTACATATTATCCTTGTTTGTGATGTTACTTATGTTTGCAGTCAATTAGATATTGTGTGAACAAACTACAGTGAACCTTCAATAAGAGCCAAGAAGCAACACACAAATATTGTCAATATTAATAATTGATTTTGAGCATATCGGTTGTGTTTAACCAACAGCCTGGGTCTCATTTTTGTAGCAGACTAAATTACACTCAACTGTAAGCTGTAAAAGGGTAAGTTCACCCCAACATTCTTTTTAATCCACAGTTTTCCTCTAACATGTATCAATCTTaatttgttttggtgtgagttgcaggGTACTGGAGATACAGGATGTACAGATGTCTACCtactctcaaatataatggagcTAGATGCCACTTGGCAATCTATATTAATAAATAGCagtacaggtaagaggaaaaacagTCCCCAGGACCCCTAATATGTCCTAACACTAGGTGTAATTTATCAGAGTGTATCTGGAGCCCTTATTGACCTTGCAGAACAAACACATTGGTACCAGGAAGGCGTGTCTCTTGCTCCTTAGTGCCAGTGGTGATGTGGCAGTTTGCTGTCTGGGACAGCCAGAGTAAAAGTAGTGAGGTTTGAGCCCGTCAGAGGAAGCTCTGCAGGACAGGTGCAGCGCTGAGTCATTACACTGCGACTTATGCAACAAGCTCTGACTCCTCCACTTCACGGCAATAACAATAACCGCCCCGATGATCATGTTTGAAGCAACTTTGCTGCTTTAACTATGCATGAATTTGCATAATGAGCTACCTACAGCTTCACACCGTGTGGGAGCTCGCATGGTACAGAAAGGTGTCCAGAGTGGTCTGTCGTCCAATTACACTTCTGCTGTTAAAGACATGTCTCAAGTTAAGGCTTTAGTGGGCTACTGACTCGGCGTTATGTGATACAAACGGGCCAAACATGAATGGCTCTGTGAAGGCACGCGCGAGAAGACTCCAAACCAGACGGGAGCTGTCCACTCCTGGTGGTGCTGAAGCCAGCCAGCCCAGCCGAGAGGAAAACCTACTGATACTCTGACCCAAATGCTATTCAGCGGCTGATACATGTCGGGGGGGAAAAGGCATGCAGGCTAATTCATCAAGCCTCAGTCACGAGGAGCTTCCTTGGCTCGTAGATTTCTctaaatatttgtatgtgaaaaTAGCTGCTGGATGTCCAGCTGGGTTATCGGTGTTTGAGCCGTGATAAACAGAGCGCATCCGTCATTAAAATGCAGGATCCGGGGAGTCGTACAGGCGGATATGTCTTCAGTGAGCATGCTTGAGGTTTTCGCACACTTGGCTCAAGGTGACATTCCATTActgagtgcacacacacacatacacacacacgcatagcCTACATCCTGTCAGCACGGCTCTTGTCGCAGGGCATAGATTATACTACAGCGAATATTAGCCAGATCTTTTGAAAAATTAtggcatttttaaataagccaGAATTAGCGTCAGAGCGATGTCCTCTTTGTTAAATGTGAACGCGCTGCAACGAAAAGTCGAGATGTGTTAGCAGGCCGGGCTGGTTGAGCATCCCAGACATGCTACTGTACATGCAGACTGGAATAGGATTTGTTTACAACCTTGAGAGGACACTCTTTGCTCAAGTCCATTTGCCTGACAACAGGTTGTTTGGGGGATTAATGGCAGCACGTTGCTTTGCCTCGATTCAAATCTCTACAGATTTAATCATAAGGGGTGGCATTAAAATTCAGCAGCGTTGAACAATAACCATGCATGTGTTCCCATAAAGGCACAGTGGTTACTCACTATGAAGTAAGTTGTAGATGACAATGAGGACCCATACGGGCCCCTCATGACTTTCACTGTGCGACCAATGGCAGCCCCAGCTCTTACCTGAAATCGCTGTAAGGGTGGATAATCCAATTTCCAGCTGATTTTACCCTCTCCTGCTCTCTTTCCACTGCTTTTTGACTACCATACATGCGTAAGGAGAATTTGTTAACTCCAGGCTGCAGCATACTACTAAACTGCCGCTGCATGAAGCTGGCTTGGCTGCCCTGAGGCTCCGCATCCTCGGCGGGCACAATTGGCGGTCCATCCTCCGGCTTCTGGAAAGTGACAGAGTTCCTGGGCTGCTGGGTCTGAGTCTGAGTCGGGCCGTGCACCGAGGACGAGGCTTTCCGGCTTGGTGCGTTAGAGAAGGACACCTTGGAGTCCTTTTTCTCGGGGACACCGCTGGACACGGGGGTAGAGCCGGGGTTTGCGCTCTCGCCCGGTGTGATCGAGCCGTCCATGCTGGCGGTGGTCGAGTTACAGGCTCCTCGCTTGGCGCTCCCTCCGTCCTCGGCCCTCCCCGACcctcctgtctgcttctcctGCTTGGAGATGATTGAGCGCAGGCTCCCGGTACCCGAGTCCCTCCTGCATTCTCCGTTTTTGTTGCATTTCATGCTGGAAATTGGAGCGACGTTTTTGCAACCATCACCCGCTGTCGCGTTTAAAACCTCTACCGCGACCGCTGATACCGACGCCTCCGCCCCAGATGCTCTGCTGGTCTCGCCGCGCGGGGCAGCATCGCCCGGACAGGGTGTCTGGGTCTCGGTAGCTCTGGAGGCAACAGTGGGCCGTGGAGCGGCAGGAGTGTCCTCTGCGTGCGTATGGCAGGGCTCCTTGTTTGAGTTCCTCCTGGAACCCGAGGACGCGGCTCCCCCTCCTGGCGTAAAGTTCTTCATCCTAATActgccgcctcctcctcctccacctccgccGCTGCCGCTCCCCCCGGCTCGGCGCAACCGCGGATGCTGAAACTTGGACTCCTCTTCTCCGTCTTCCGTCTCGTCCATCACGACGTTGCTGGCCGCACCGGACTGCTTACCGCTCGGTGCACCGGGAGAAGCGGAGTCCAGACAGTTTTGGCTGCTGTTGCTTCTCGTGCATTTGGACGCGGCAGCCTTTGGTGCGCTGATGTGGCTGCATCCACTGCCGCCCACCGCCTTCTTTTTCATGGTGGCAGCAGACGCCGGTGAAACCTCATTCCTGTCCATGACATTGAGCATATCAAATGTTGCCTCCAATTATCTTTGGAGAAAACCAATCAGAGATAGAGgggagatggagagaagaagcagagagagggagagagaaaggagagagggacagagggagGGGTGGACGTGACTTCTTTGCAAACTACTGCGCTTTTACTTTCACTAGTCATTGTGTCAAAGATGCTCAGGCATGAAGCTATCTGAGCCCTTTGACTGCGTGTCAaatatcattaaattaaatgagcttatgctgctgctaattcaaCTCAAGCTGCTTCCAGCTGAGGCCTCTCAGTCATGACCTGAAGCTTCAATTGCTTCAAGTAGCTCTTCACAAATAATCACACGGAAATAGATGCTTAACATGTCAATCACAGTATATACTCACGTCAAAAGTTTAATTACCACGTGTTAATGAAAACTCAAAATGATGTCATATGTTTTAGAAGGTGCTTTCAATGACAACCTCTCTGAGCTGATGTCACCCATGGTTGGTGTTTAGCGCGCCCTAGCGGCCACACGAGGTTGGCACAGGACGTGGAAGACAAATGTTCAATGTGATTCTGACACAAAagaaatgtcacattttgtcAAAGTCATGTGGTTAGAAGGATGAGCAGGTGAACAGTTTAGGTCAACTTCTCTACAAAATGGCAGCTTGTAACACATCATCTGAAAGGTGCCGATCCTTTGGGTGCTTGTGGCTGGGCTCCCCTGAGGGAACATACTGTACTTTTCACTTCTCACAAGGTACATTTTTGTTTCTGCCCCCTGGAGTCTGGTCTTGTTAAGTTAGAGGCACAGCCCAAAGGTTTTTGTGCATTGAATGTACACAGTCCAATTAACAACAATGTGTACTGTTTTGGTGCtgtgtgtggtttttattttctaaaacgGTGACCATGAGGAACACCAAAGCAGCACTGAATAGTAGAGACTGGGGATGGTTATTTTTGTCTCAGCACCTCTAACATTATGCCACAATGTACCCTTATTTGCTTCTACAAATAGCCATGCTTTCATCAACTGATGTAAAATACAAGGTGCTCCACGATTACAAATTGTAACAATAAGAGTGAAGAATTAAAAATGACGCAATTACACATAAAATAACACCTTCACTAATAACCAGTCCTGACCGAAATCTAACACACTAACCTGTATTTTTAGCTTCTATGCTGAGTACCTCACACGGAGTGAGTAGAAAGTACGACTCTGCTTTATAGCCCACACAGGGCAGCTGTGTTGATCCTCTTTCTCTGAGGTTTTCTAGTTCCTTGCAGTATTTTCACAATGTCATGTGGCATATTCTTTGGGGACACACCATACTGCCCTTACCTGCCTTACCTCATCTGATGCAGATTTTAGTACATTTAGTATGGGTGCAAGCACACCCCGATCTGTTTTTTTCACCATCAGTACTCCTCACTATATAGACTTGGTCCATCCACACAACACATCCCTACTTGGTGAAAGTGGTGCTGTTACAACCATCCCTTTGTTAAAATATCCCCAGTCTCCCCTATTTACTTAGCTATTCACATCAGCTCAGTCAGCTTCTGCTTAATCCCTGCTGTATGACCTGTAACAGGGGTCATCAAGTACAGCAGAGGTATTCATGTAGTGCACACACCGACAGCAGGATGCTGCTGCAGTCAGATGCAGGTTCAGCATCACTGATGGACTGTTTGGTTTTGCTCTGGTTACAGCTGCATGGTATGTGCATTAAACCAGCCATTTTCACATAACACTTCCATTAGCATGTGTGTTGTAAGGAGTGGCACTAAAACAGCCTGAACACAATTGTTCCAGAGGCCAAAGCTACAGAATTGCAGAGCATTACTCCGACTCATTCAGGATATGGGCCATGATAATCGAGTGCTTTGTCACTTGAGAAGTGATTAAGTAGATAGCCTATTTTCTTTGTTCTAGTTTTGGTTGTGTCTAATTGTGGTCACATGTGAATGatagcatgtttttatacacaaATACAGACAGAGATCAGCTTAACAAAAGCAATATGCATTTAAGACTCAACCAGTCACTGTTGTAACACATCATCCCTGCACAATACTaacttttcaaacaaaaaatattgttaattttCTTCTTGCACCTTTCTTACCTTTTGACATCAGTGCTGGGAAGTCATGAGTGTCAtcactctctccccctcccctattctttctctgtctccctctctcagtCATCCTCCTTCCACTTCATTAGACAAAATGCTGCAGCTGCACCAAGGTTCACTTTAATTTCCTGGTGGGGTGATGCAGCAGGTGTGACGCTCTTAAACAGTTTTcaacaaatgacagaaacaacagCGATTCACTGAAACGGCAAAAGAAGCATTACACAAATAGACAAGTGGTGGTATCAATGGCCCAGAACCATGTTGCAGCACTGCACAGGAGCTAAAAGGGTTTATCCATTAATCAAAATCAAGAGCGCTAACCCATATAGTGAAGATGAAGTGATGACCTTATTGGTGTGGAGCAATAGACACACAAATGTCCTAAACTAGTTAAAACAAATGGGAGGgaaattttgcatctctttcaaCAGTTTTACAACTAATTAAGTCAGTATTTCTCAAACAGAGCCTCTTCTATCTCAAGGTCATGTAAATAAACCATTAAAATCAACCTAACAGATTTTTATATTCGCAGTGGGTGGCAACACCTCATCTATTTGCTTTGGTAACTTTGGGACCATCAGGAATGGGAATATAATTTGTTATtcgtatttatttaaatatgaaaaccTCTGGTCTGGTGACTCAGCCACCACCTGTTTGTTAATTATTGCTAAAAATTCCCTGGGCTCGCTGTGAATGTAAATGACAAATACGATTGGCAGGCTGCCTAGTTCCATGAAGGCACTTGAAGACTTCTGAGTAAATCTGATCAACATTCACTTTGAGCTTTGTCAACACCATAACCACAATGGACAGACTTACAGCGCCTGTAAAAACCATTCACCTCCTGTGGAagttttcatgtgatttgtctGAGACTAAGATATCAGATATCAGTTTATTGCTGTCTGACTGCTAGCCAGACAGTCCTGTTTAGGTTTACTTGAGGGGAACTGAAGTCCTTCTATTGCTCTCGTCAAagcaaaattgattaaaatcaATTGGTTTGATTGATATTGAAGCATTATTAAAGTTAATGTCCTGGAGCAGCTGCAGTAGAAGGATAACATTTTCACACTGTTCATTATCAGCAGAAactcaaaattatgttttagcACTTTATTCAGACTGTACGAAAaatcagtaaataaaataataaacacttGTTTTTGTGAAACACATTTGGCCAGTTTCATAGAGGTAAGATGTTCCCATGCCTTTTTctatgtgtccttttttttccttttacattGCTCAATTTGTGCCGTGGGCAAGGGTTCAATAAATAAGTAGGTTTGTGAATGTTATCACTTGAGGAATAAAAATGTGTCCACTGTTGAGCTGTGAGGATCTTTATCTTGTCAAGATGCACCAAATACACTGGATCAAGCTCTAATAAAAAGAGAacctaataaaaacaataaagtccAAAAAGACTTCAAtgcaaaaatttgaaaaatcttctttttttcttctctcatttTGTTCAGTAGTTCACCCAAATTCACATTCTCAACATCAGACAgatttttgtgcaaaataaaaaaaaaggtgcaaataaataaaaattggatGCGTACACTCAGTTTCCTTTCCACAAGGTTTTTGTTTGATCCACTAGCTGTACAGTGGCTGACCATTCAAAATGAATTCTCTATCTACACATTTATGGACTCTGCACCACCACAggctatgttttttttaaagagcttttttgtcttttaaatataaaatgtgccTCAGCCTCATGGCAAAGACATGTCTCCATCAAAAAGCAGTCCACTCTGGTTCAAATCCAGTTCTGGTTACAAtcctatttttcttcttcttcacagcCTCTCTGAATCCTCATTCAGCACTGCCCAGTCCCACCTCCTCAAAATACTCAACAACAATAGCAGCAGCAACTGGACCCGGTGTCCGTTCAGCACAGGGGGAGGAATGATGACTAAAAATCTGAAACAGTTTCAGAGTTCAACTCGACTCATATTGTCCCCTAGAGCTGCGACGAACAACTGTCCTGGTCTCAGCTAGGAGTCGTTGGGTGTTGTATGTTGTGAGGTTTTCAGGTGTGAGGTGACGGTGAAAATCTATGAGTTGCTGGCAGCATTCTCATTGCTAGGTGAGCtgggggaggaagaggatgaggacGAGGGAGAGAAGTTCATTCCTGATAACCCCGGTGGGTCTGTGGCTGTGTTCTGTCCGCTAAGACTCTTCCTGCACACGGGACACGTATCGTGCTGTGGGAAAGAAGGATAAACGAGATTTGAGTAAAAACTAAGTATTTTCAACATGTTAAAAGGCAGAATgtgtaggattttttttttgctgtttgtaAATACAAAATTCAATGTTGGCCACTCCTTAGCCAGTGGATTTAGCAATCTTCAGTCTAATAGGCAAAGTATTTTTGTCCATACGGGAGAATTTTAGCAGAGCTTCCCATGCTTCAAACTCAACTGTCAGGCATGCCACGCCCAAAAATGTCCAGAACACagcaaagacaaaagaaaatacaggcagagggcaggttctctgcagatacagacactgcCACACACTTCTAAATGgtcataaaaaaagatacaaatggattatttttgtccatacattgtcttgttttttttaggaacATCCTTTAACAAATTCACATGACTGGTTTGGATGCAAATGACTGTATCCAAATCTGCTACAGCCCTAACTCAGAAGAGAAAAACCTAGTCTGCATCCAAGCTTTCCTTTTACTGGTTTCCTAAAGTgctattatattgtttttatagtgTCATATACTAAACCTGAAAAATATTTACAAGCTTTTTAAATGTGCCTTGTCAACCTGCAACAGCAATTAAGGAGCATGAGAGGTATGTCTCAAAATGGaggcaaagcatttttttttctgactcaaAGCATCACTGTTTTTGCTCACTTGCACACAGTCACTATCCATACATTTAACTGCTGTAAATTTGTGTCGTTTTGCAGTTAATTTGGTCACAATGCAGCATGTTGAGAATAGCTTCACAGACTTTCAGCAAGGACACTGGGTTAAATAAAATTACTCAAGACAAATCTAGCTTGACATAAATATACAGCTTAATATAGCTGATACCAATCAAAAACCATCATCAACATCTGATTTCAGTCTTGCAGATCTGTTTAGAACATCCTTGATAGATATACATACCTGTTCCAGCCATGGTACTATACAGTCATTGTGAAACAAGTGATTGCACGGCAGTTGTCTGACAGTCTCCTCAACGCTGTAGTCTTCTTTGCACACAGGACACTCTAAACCAGcacctgcaaaaaaagtaaacgacacactgtctatctatctgtctgtgtctgtgtgtgtgtgtgtgtgtgtgtgtgtgtgtgtgtgtgtgtgtgagacccaCACTCACGTGCTTCAGCTGTATAGGAAATTGTGATCACACTGATTCTATCCATTTGAATTTAGGTAGTGTTGTGTAGGATTAAATCAAGCATTTTACTTCAGTAGCAAtaacaagaagaaaaagcttACACGCCAAAGCAAAAacgtttattttttatgtggtacactAAGAAGGTTGTAGTTACATGTATGACTGTATGAAACCAGTACAAAGAACAGCACCGATGAAAAAGAGAACTTCTGTTCTTTTCTGAGAAATAACTCAAACAAAGGTGCTGCTGGTAGAGGCTGGGTGAGTGACAAGGAGTAAGTAAATGTAAGTGAGAGAATGGCATGGACTTACCCACGTGTTCCTCTGTAATGGTAATGGTGGGTAAACTCTTTATCCTTTCTCTGTCTGCAGGAGGGGGACCCGTGTTTTCAAACTGGTTCAATAactacaaagaaaagaaaaagaagaatccCAATAAATGGCTTTGAGATTATCTGCAAAACAGTCACGTTGTTttgtaaatgacaacttttaGACATTCACTTCCAGGATTTAGCTTAACTCCTACGTGTACGATTTAAAGGATAAATTCTTCACAAAGTTTGATTTGGCAGCTACATTCTGGGACAAAAGTGTTTTAGTGCCAACAGATTATCATCCATATATAATCTAAtcttaaaaatgtagaaatgattGTTGGATACAATTATCATTATATTGCTTTACAATCATTTATAGTACTATAACACTATTGTTAAGGCTTTATTGAAAAGGTTCTTGGGACACTGAAGCTGCctcatttatatacagtttaatCTCCAATGTCATGTAGAAGAATAACTATTTTTATACCTGTGTAATGATAGCATCAAGACCATTGGCACCCCAGGCATAGTCCATTGGATTGGAATGCAACATACCCCTGCAGGAAACAAGAtaggcaaagaaaaaaaatatatttttacatttttatatgaaaatagGTAAACAAATATGTATCACAGTTCTTATACTTACCAAGGTCCCATCCCAATATTTGGCATGGCTGTAGGTGCTATAATGCCATTTACTAGCTGCTGGATAATtctgtcaagaaaaaaacatcacaaaaagcAACACGTTCAACACcttcaaactgaaaaataaaactttttatctGAATTGCacaaatggaaaatgtctgtACATATTAAAAACTTTATGGTCATAAAAAGACAAACTCAACCCAATTAAAATGATAAGTTATAACAAATACTAGATGTCTGCTGCTTGGTATTTATGGGAAAAGTCACTCTTTGTTATAAAAAGTAGTATAAAATTTGTTTTATACTATTGAATGAGGTAATACGCTTATACTAAGAGACATAACAGATCACTTTTAAGGCAAAGTTTTACATTATGTTTACATGTATTTAAACACATCATGTTACCACATtctaaaactgtaaataatattgtttgtgttttctaccAACACACACGCTCTACTGCTGAAAATGTCTCACCCCTCTAATGTGGGAACTCCCTCATGTCGCGTACCCTGTCGTCGAGGAACATGTCGACCCCGTGGTTGCCGCGCACCATATCGCTGCCGTGATGCCATTTCCCTTTCTctcctgttttctgtctctcggTTGTCCTCTGTGGGTAGCCGCGTTCGAAGGTCGAAGTTCTCATCAAATATCCCAAGAGTGAATGGACCATATCCAGTGGGAAATGTGAACAAGTGTTGGTGATCCACGTTCTGGTTGAAAAGACAAAGGCAATGTCAAATCCTGGTGCAGGGTGCAAAATGTACCATTGACCAGCTGATTTAACAAGTCATACTGACCTCAAAGTATGGGCGGTTCTGATCACTACTGGTGGAGGATGTGGATGCAGACCCATTTTCAGTACTGTGTGAACACAGTGGTAAAGAATGTCAAAAGTCAGACTCAGAAATCCAGTCAAGCATCTAATTAATAAAATTcacatgacacaaaataatccatACCTTCTTTCCTCTGGCAGCTCCTCAATGAAACCAGATTCACAGCGTGGACACGTGTAGTCCTACAggggaaatataaattatataaaaatctaTAGTACGTATACACCATAACTAACACATACAcagttgtctgttttttttgaagCTGAAACTAATGCGCTCCAATTTAGCTGCTCAGCAAAAACTGCTACGGGTCATACAGCTTTTCGGTGTAGGAGATGTGTTGATACAACTTAATGGTCAATTTAAAGGCTTCTGTTGAATTGTACAGTGTACCACCTTAGGTAAAGACCGACTAGTGCATACAGTACTGATGTCTCTCAGTCTctaaaatcccatatcagttgGGTTCCTTATTCAGTTACTCTTTCATTACAGACTGTGACCTCTGCCCACAGTTT is part of the Centropristis striata isolate RG_2023a ecotype Rhode Island chromosome 11, C.striata_1.0, whole genome shotgun sequence genome and encodes:
- the rnf126 gene encoding E3 ubiquitin-protein ligase RNF126; protein product: MAEAPPRPSRFFCHRCSAEISPRLPDYTCPRCESGFIEELPEERSTENGSASTSSTSSDQNRPYFENVDHQHLFTFPTGYGPFTLGIFDENFDLRTRLPTEDNRETENRREREMASRQRYGARQPRGRHVPRRQGTRHEGVPTLEGIIQQLVNGIIAPTAMPNIGMGPWGMLHSNPMDYAWGANGLDAIITQLLNQFENTGPPPADRERIKSLPTITITEEHVGAGLECPVCKEDYSVEETVRQLPCNHLFHNDCIVPWLEQHDTCPVCRKSLSGQNTATDPPGLSGMNFSPSSSSSSSPSSPSNENAASNS